In Sporichthya brevicatena, one genomic interval encodes:
- a CDS encoding enoyl-CoA hydratase-related protein, which produces MSSPEDVVRRLYDALAAGDTATIGALLHPEFEGVLADGMPVGAGEHAGADAMWADGWKQIGRAFAAGPKPAEFAPLTDGRLLVTGRYTGHGRRGGEPLDAAFTHLFSFRDGRIFRLEQVTDTARWRDAASPLRTMTLEITDGVATVTLNRPEVGNAFDVAMTDDILALSTRLSRESDLRCVLLRSKGPFTVGGNLDFLGPQGQDERAATLHRMIGDYHMALERLASLEAPLVAAISGSAGGGGLGLVCAADVAIAADDAAFALGYAALGMTSDGGNSWYLPRLIGLRRTQQLYLLNHRLSAAEALEWGLLTAVVPAAEVDAEAARIAAKLAAGPTRAFAGMRRLLRDSFDTSLRDQLAAELREVDEIARTSDLGEGMSAFAARRRPDFRGR; this is translated from the coding sequence GTGAGCTCCCCCGAGGACGTGGTCCGACGGCTCTACGACGCGCTCGCCGCGGGTGACACCGCGACGATCGGGGCTCTGCTGCACCCCGAGTTCGAGGGCGTTCTCGCGGACGGGATGCCCGTCGGAGCCGGGGAGCACGCGGGCGCGGACGCGATGTGGGCCGACGGCTGGAAGCAGATCGGCCGCGCGTTCGCCGCGGGGCCGAAGCCGGCGGAGTTCGCGCCGCTGACCGACGGACGGCTGCTCGTCACCGGCCGGTACACCGGCCACGGCCGGCGCGGGGGCGAGCCGCTCGACGCGGCGTTCACGCACCTGTTCAGCTTCCGCGACGGGCGGATCTTCCGCCTGGAGCAGGTCACCGACACCGCGCGGTGGCGGGACGCGGCATCACCGCTGCGGACGATGACGCTCGAGATCACCGACGGCGTCGCGACCGTCACGCTGAACCGGCCCGAGGTCGGGAACGCCTTCGACGTCGCGATGACCGACGACATCCTCGCGCTCTCCACCCGGCTGTCCCGCGAGAGCGACCTGCGGTGCGTGCTGCTGCGGTCGAAGGGGCCGTTCACCGTCGGGGGCAACCTCGACTTCCTCGGCCCCCAGGGGCAGGACGAGCGGGCGGCGACGCTGCACCGGATGATCGGCGACTACCACATGGCGCTCGAACGCCTCGCCTCCCTCGAGGCGCCCCTGGTCGCCGCGATCAGCGGCTCCGCCGGGGGCGGTGGACTCGGCCTGGTCTGCGCGGCCGACGTCGCCATCGCCGCCGACGACGCGGCCTTCGCCCTCGGGTACGCCGCGCTCGGCATGACGTCCGACGGCGGCAACAGCTGGTACCTCCCGCGCCTGATCGGGCTCCGGCGCACGCAGCAGCTCTACCTGCTCAACCACCGACTCAGTGCCGCCGAGGCGCTGGAGTGGGGCCTGCTCACGGCCGTCGTCCCCGCGGCCGAGGTCGACGCCGAGGCCGCGCGCATCGCTGCGAAGCTGGCCGCCGGCCCGACCCGCGCGTTCGCCGGGATGCGCCGGCTGCTGCGCGACAGCTTCGACACCTCCTTGCGGGACCAGCTCGCCGCCGAACTGCGCGAGGTGGACGAGATCGCCCGCACGTCCGACCTCGGCGAGGGCATGAGCGCCTTCGCCGCCCGCCGCCGCCCGGACTTCCGCGGCCGTTGA
- a CDS encoding OB-fold domain-containing protein, whose protein sequence is MSQGIVAYAAYLPAHRLPLADVAATLGAGRGKGTRVVASYDEDSTTLAVEAARAALAGRRPASIWFATTSPAYAEKTNASAIHAALGLGTDGFAVDVAGSARSAQGALRAAAAQPGGLAVLADVRVGTPGSADELQNADGAAAFLFGPADEALLVPVATASVTGEFLDRWRAPGDHSASSWEERFGQEMYTPLIEAATSQALVVAGLTATDHVVVSCPHTRTATATRAAHGGDDLTLGQAGAADLGLRLADVLDRAEPGQTVLTISAVDGADATVWRVTDRIAAGRASSPLRAQLAGGREVGYGTYLTWRGLLEREGPRRPDPERPAGPPSARGLDWKFGFVGSRCDKCGFLHLPPSRVCVSCRVADQMTPTPLADATGTVVTFTVDRLAYSMSPPVIDAVVDFDGGGRTLLELADVKPEDIAVGSRVGLTFRKLYTSGGVHNYFWKARILTEARDGE, encoded by the coding sequence ATGTCGCAGGGGATCGTGGCGTACGCCGCGTACCTGCCCGCCCACCGGCTCCCGCTGGCCGACGTGGCCGCCACGCTGGGCGCCGGGCGGGGCAAGGGCACCCGGGTCGTGGCCTCCTACGACGAGGACTCGACGACGCTGGCGGTCGAGGCCGCGCGGGCGGCGCTCGCCGGTCGGCGGCCCGCCTCGATCTGGTTCGCGACGACCTCCCCGGCCTACGCCGAGAAGACCAACGCCTCTGCGATCCACGCCGCGCTCGGGCTCGGGACCGACGGGTTCGCGGTCGACGTCGCCGGGTCCGCCCGGTCGGCCCAGGGTGCGCTCCGGGCCGCAGCCGCACAGCCCGGTGGGCTCGCCGTCCTCGCCGACGTCCGCGTCGGCACCCCCGGCTCCGCCGACGAGCTCCAGAACGCCGACGGGGCCGCCGCCTTCCTGTTCGGCCCCGCGGACGAGGCGCTCCTGGTGCCGGTCGCCACGGCGTCGGTCACCGGTGAGTTCCTCGACCGCTGGCGCGCCCCGGGCGACCACTCGGCCTCGAGCTGGGAGGAGCGCTTCGGTCAGGAGATGTACACGCCGCTGATCGAGGCCGCCACGTCGCAGGCCCTTGTCGTGGCCGGTCTGACCGCCACGGACCACGTCGTCGTCTCCTGCCCGCACACCCGTACCGCGACGGCGACGCGCGCCGCACACGGCGGGGACGACCTGACGCTGGGTCAGGCGGGCGCGGCCGACCTCGGTCTCCGGCTCGCCGACGTCCTCGACCGCGCCGAGCCCGGCCAGACGGTCCTCACCATCTCCGCGGTCGACGGCGCCGATGCGACCGTCTGGCGGGTCACCGACCGCATCGCCGCCGGCCGGGCGAGCAGCCCGCTGCGCGCGCAGCTCGCCGGCGGCCGCGAGGTCGGCTACGGCACCTACTTGACCTGGCGTGGCCTGCTCGAGCGTGAAGGTCCGCGCCGCCCCGACCCCGAGCGTCCCGCCGGCCCGCCGAGCGCGCGCGGGCTCGACTGGAAGTTCGGCTTCGTCGGAAGCCGCTGCGACAAGTGCGGCTTCCTGCACCTGCCCCCGTCGCGTGTGTGCGTCTCCTGCCGCGTCGCCGACCAGATGACACCGACCCCGCTCGCGGACGCGACCGGCACCGTCGTCACCTTCACGGTCGACCGGCTCGCGTACTCGATGTCGCCGCCGGTGATCGACGCGGTCGTCGACTTCGACGGCGGTGGCCGCACCCTGCTGGAGCTGGCGGACGTGAAGCCCGAGGACATCGCCGTCGGCTCCCGGGTGGGTCTGACCTTCCGGAAGCTCTACACCTCCGGGGGCGTACACAACTACTTCTGGAAGGCCCGCATCCTGACGGAGGCTCGCGATGGGGAGTAA
- a CDS encoding acetyl-CoA acetyltransferase, whose amino-acid sequence MGSKGIRDQVAIVGMGCTTFGEHWDRSVDDMLLDATTECYASTNGITSADVDAYWLGTMASGLSGMILAKPLALEYKPVTRVENFCATGSEAFRNACYAVASGAYDIAMAVGVEKLKDSGYSGLVRPAVANDGTSPDLTLTAPAAFSLLDPAYCRKYGVDPQAFRDAMTHVAWKNHQNGAKNPRAQFRKPVAKEKISGSPLVAGRLGVFDCSGVSDGAAAALIVRAEDAHRYTDRPMYVKGLSMVAGPGSGAADPGYDYTSFPEVVASAEDAYRQAGISGTDLDLAEVHDCFTPTEIVLMEDLGFSPRGSAWKDVLNGDFDLGGRISVNPDGGLKSFGHPVGASGLRMLFECWLQFRGEAGDRQLDDPKLGLTHNLGGRPGSCVSFVSVVGKELS is encoded by the coding sequence ATGGGGAGTAAGGGCATCCGCGACCAGGTCGCGATCGTCGGCATGGGGTGCACGACGTTCGGCGAGCACTGGGACCGCAGCGTCGACGACATGCTTCTCGACGCGACCACCGAGTGCTACGCCTCGACCAACGGCATCACGTCCGCGGACGTCGACGCCTACTGGCTCGGCACGATGGCGTCGGGCCTGAGCGGGATGATCCTCGCCAAGCCGCTGGCGCTGGAGTACAAGCCGGTCACGCGCGTCGAGAACTTCTGCGCGACGGGTTCGGAGGCGTTCCGCAACGCCTGCTACGCCGTGGCGTCCGGGGCCTACGACATCGCGATGGCGGTGGGCGTCGAGAAGCTCAAGGACTCCGGCTACTCCGGGCTCGTCCGGCCCGCGGTGGCGAACGACGGCACCAGCCCGGACCTGACGCTCACCGCGCCGGCGGCCTTCTCACTGCTCGACCCGGCGTACTGCCGCAAGTACGGCGTCGACCCGCAGGCGTTCCGGGACGCGATGACCCACGTCGCGTGGAAGAACCACCAGAACGGCGCGAAGAACCCGCGGGCGCAGTTCCGCAAGCCCGTGGCCAAGGAGAAGATCTCCGGCTCGCCGCTGGTGGCCGGTCGGCTCGGCGTCTTCGACTGCTCCGGCGTCTCCGACGGCGCCGCCGCCGCGCTGATCGTCCGCGCCGAGGACGCCCACCGCTACACCGACCGCCCGATGTACGTGAAGGGCCTGTCGATGGTGGCCGGTCCGGGCAGCGGCGCCGCCGACCCGGGCTACGACTACACCTCGTTCCCCGAGGTCGTGGCCAGCGCCGAGGACGCCTACCGGCAGGCGGGCATCAGCGGCACCGACCTCGACCTCGCCGAGGTGCACGACTGCTTCACGCCGACCGAGATCGTGCTCATGGAGGATCTCGGGTTCTCCCCGCGCGGCAGCGCCTGGAAGGACGTCCTCAACGGGGACTTCGACCTCGGCGGTCGCATCTCGGTCAACCCCGACGGTGGGCTGAAGTCCTTCGGCCACCCGGTCGGCGCGTCCGGTCTGCGGATGCTGTTCGAGTGCTGGCTGCAGTTCCGCGGGGAAGCGGGCGATCGTCAGCTCGACGACCCGAAGCTCGGTCTCACGCACAACCTGGGCGGTCGCCCGGGCAGCTGCGTCTCGTTCGTGTCCGTCGTCGGCAAGGAGCTGTCATGA